GCAATGGCTGGTTTGCCCTGTGTACCGAAGATCTCCACGTGCAGGTGCGCCAGGCCGCATGCCGCGGACACAGCTAGCCTCAGAGCCAGATGGGGCTCCAGCGTCTGTCTCTGCAGAAAGTCGTAGAGGGAGCCGTGCTCGTGGTAGTGCGTGATGAGCCACAGCTGCGTGCTCGAGTTGCGGGAGGTCATGTCTGAGGCGATGAAGCCTGTGTGCAGAAAGGTTGGGTGACTCAGCCAAGGGGCTGGGGCTAAGGGAGGCTGGAGTCGTCAGGGtcagggtggggttgggggagagggaatGGACTGGGTCACTGCTAAGCTAggtctgggggtgggggttgatGTGGCTTAGGTCAGAGACAGAGCTGGAGTCAGAGGTTGGGTCTGGGCCTGGCttagtggcttgcacctgtaatcccaacactttgggaggccaaggcaagagcactgcttgagcctaggaatttgagaccagtctgggaaacatagggagacctcgtctctacaaaaaataaaaaagttagctgggcatggtggcacatgcctgtggtcccagctactcaagaggctgaagtgggaggatcacttgagctcaagagattgaggctccagtgagattgcaccactgcatcccagcctgggtgacagagcgaggccctgtctcaaaaattaaattaaattaaattaaattaaattaaattaaattaaatttaaaaaagaggttgATGCTGCAGGTGGGCTGAGAGTCCTTCAGGGTTCTGTTAATGTCTGGAGGTCTGCAAACTTGAGCCCTGAGTGCAGGGGGGCAAAGCCCCAGGCCTGGCACAGCTGGCCTCTCCCCTTGCCTAGGATGTTGTCGTGTCTGAGCAACACTGTGTTATAGATCTCAGTCTCCCGGAACCAGGACTGTTCATCCCTCGAGGAGAAGATCTTGACGGCCACACTCTCACCGTGCCACAAGCCCCGCCACACTTCGCCATAGCGGCCTTTTCCTGATGGCCAGAGGGGAAGGTGAGGGTTACACACTGGGCACACAGAGCCCTGGAAGAGCCCCCCATCTTGATGCTGCGCTGCCTCCCTCGCCCACCCCACCCACAGAACCCCAGACCCTTAGGTTTAACTTAATCCAGACCCAAACCCAGTGGCAGGCCACCCCCAGCTGCCTCTCGTTCCACCCCGGTCCTGCAGAAAGAAGAACCTAGCCCTGGCCCGTCTCCAGCCCACTCCCTGCCCAGCAGAATTCCAATTCTGACCCAGGCCTAGCACCGCCTGTGATTCCAGTAGCCAAGAACTCTCTCACCCCTCCAGGCTCATGAGAGCCCTTGGTCCTCATCCACCGGGCTCACCCACTGCTCACCCACACACTCCACCAAGGCAACCTGCCGTGCCACTGTCCTCTGCACCAGGAAGGGGAGCCCCGAGCCACTCCCTGTGGTGCAGTCACTGTCCAGGAGGTCCTGGGGGTACGGAGAGGCCACTGAGAGGCTGCCACAACCAGCCACAGCCCCCTTCTCTATCCTCGACCTGGGACCTGctgggtcactgcaagctcctcacTCGCCCAGCTCCCCACCGGCTCTAATCTCTGGGTGACCCCTCTGATTCTGCAGTTCCTATCTGCCCCTCCTACACCCTGTGTCCCAGGTCCCCAGGCCCATACCCCCAACATGCTGTCGCCCTGCTCAGATGCTTTCAGGATGAGACTGGACTCTCCCAGCTCGCTGTGCAGGCCACGCTGCTTCTCCTGCCTCCGTCGGACATGCCACAGGCCCAGGACACCCAGGGCCACCAGGGCCAGCAAGGCCAGCACGGGACCCAGGATCAGGGCCAGCTGGCCATCTGTCCCCGGCTGCTCTGAAGGAGGTTGGGTGGCTGAGGGAgggggacactgaggctcagctTCCACTAGGTCAGCTCCCCCCACCTCGGGCCAGACCACTCTGCCAGTTAGATCCCAGAGTCCTGCCCACCCgctcccccgcccccagccccttTATTGGCCAGAGcatgagaggaaaggagggaagggagggcaggGGCCAAGAAGATGGGGAGGGAGTGCTAGGGCAGCTGGACGTACCCTCCAGCACCAGGGACACGTTGTGGTTGCAGAGGTGGCTGTCGCAGCAGTAGTGGTTGACGAACTCGGTGGGGCGCCCCCTGCAGAGCTCCCTGTGCAAGTTCCCGCAGCCCCGATGTtcctgggggtgcctcccctcctcCCGCACCAGCACTACTGTGCACCAGGCCCCCCGGCAGGTAGGCCCCTTGCAATGTGGGCTCTCACACGTGCAGGTCACCAGCGGGCCCCGAGACGGCTTCACAGGGTCTCCTGGAAGACACACCGGAAGCTCAgccactgtggtcccagctccccCAGGCTGAGCCCGACACCCATTTCTGTCCTACTGTCCCTCTCGTCTGACCCCTCAGACAAACACCTTGAAGCTTTGGTCTCTTACTTTCATCCTCAGTCATCCTTCCCTCAGAACCCTCCCCTCAGAGCAGCTGACACTCTGAAAAGCAGGCTTTTGTCCCCTCCTGGCTCCTAGGTCCTCCCCTCCCAGTTCTAGGCTGGGCtgggcccccagccccagccctgagtGCTCTCCCAGGCTTGGCCTGCCAACACCtgctctccctccaccccacataTAGGCTTCCACCCTAGTCTGACAGAGCTCCAGCCTGCAGGTCTGGATCAAGAGGAGAGCAAAGGAGGGCTGGGGTAGCTGGGGGCTGTCTAATGGAGCCTCACTGTCCTCCACTCTCCAGTCAAGCTCCTACATTCTCCCCAGCTTCTCAAGTTCAGCCCCAGGCAGAGCTGATCTGGGCCCAGATAGCCCTTTCTGTATCCAGGTTCCTGTTTCCTAACTGCTCCCCCAGTACTCACCCTGGGTCACCAAGGCCATCAGCAGCATCAGAAGGCCTTTCCTGGGGGAGCCCAAGGTCATGGTCCCTGCAGAGAGGAGCAAGAGAGGTGGAGTAAGAGCCATGAAGTGTGACAGCCGCTGGCCGTGGCTCCCTCCTGCCCAGAGGAAATCACGG
The sequence above is a segment of the Pan paniscus chromosome 10, NHGRI_mPanPan1-v2.0_pri, whole genome shotgun sequence genome. Coding sequences within it:
- the ACVRL1 gene encoding serine/threonine-protein kinase receptor R3 isoform X2, with translation MTLGSPRKGLLMLLMALVTQGDPVKPSRGPLVTCTCESPHCKGPTCRGAWCTVVLVREEGRHPQEHRGCGNLHRELCRGRPTEFVNHYCCDSHLCNHNVSLVLEATQPPSEQPGTDGQLALILGPVLALLALVALGVLGLWHVRRRQEKQRGLHSELGESSLILKASEQGDSMLGDLLDSDCTTGSGSGLPFLVQRTVARQVALVECVGKGRYGEVWRGLWHGESVAVKIFSSRDEQSWFRETEIYNTVLLRHDNITGFIASDMTSRNSSTQLWLITHYHEHGSLYDFLQRQTLEPHLALRLAVSAACGLAHLHVEIFGTQGKPAIAHRDFKSRNVLVKSNLQCCIADLGLAVMHSQGSDYLDIGNNPRVGTKRYMAPEVLDEQIRTDCFESYKWTDIWAFGLVLWEIARRTIVNGIVEDYRPPFYDVVPNDPSFEDMKKVVCVDQQTPTIPNRLAADPVLSGLAQMMRECWYPNPSARLTALRIKKTLQKISNSPEKPKVIQ
- the ACVRL1 gene encoding serine/threonine-protein kinase receptor R3 isoform X1; the encoded protein is MKPVNMLFSVSTSGTMTLGSPRKGLLMLLMALVTQGDPVKPSRGPLVTCTCESPHCKGPTCRGAWCTVVLVREEGRHPQEHRGCGNLHRELCRGRPTEFVNHYCCDSHLCNHNVSLVLEATQPPSEQPGTDGQLALILGPVLALLALVALGVLGLWHVRRRQEKQRGLHSELGESSLILKASEQGDSMLGDLLDSDCTTGSGSGLPFLVQRTVARQVALVECVGKGRYGEVWRGLWHGESVAVKIFSSRDEQSWFRETEIYNTVLLRHDNILGFIASDMTSRNSSTQLWLITHYHEHGSLYDFLQRQTLEPHLALRLAVSAACGLAHLHVEIFGTQGKPAIAHRDFKSRNVLVKSNLQCCIADLGLAVMHSQGSDYLDIGNNPRVGTKRYMAPEVLDEQIRTDCFESYKWTDIWAFGLVLWEIARRTIVNGIVEDYRPPFYDVVPNDPSFEDMKKVVCVDQQTPTIPNRLAADPVLSGLAQMMRECWYPNPSARLTALRIKKTLQKISNSPEKPKVIQ
- the ACVRL1 gene encoding serine/threonine-protein kinase receptor R3 isoform X3 yields the protein MTLGSPRKGLLMLLMALVTQGDPVKPSRGPLVTCTCESPHCKGPTCRGAWCTVVLVREEGRHPQEHRGCGNLHRELCRGRPTEFVNHYCCDSHLCNHNVSLVLEGKGRYGEVWRGLWHGESVAVKIFSSRDEQSWFRETEIYNTVLLRHDNILGFIASDMTSRNSSTQLWLITHYHEHGSLYDFLQRQTLEPHLALRLAVSAACGLAHLHVEIFGTQGKPAIAHRDFKSRNVLVKSNLQCCIADLGLAVMHSQGSDYLDIGNNPRVGTKRYMAPEVLDEQIRTDCFESYKWTDIWAFGLVLWEIARRTIVNGIVEDYRPPFYDVVPNDPSFEDMKKVVCVDQQTPTIPNRLAADPVLSGLAQMMRECWYPNPSARLTALRIKKTLQKISNSPEKPKVIQ